A single region of the Salvia miltiorrhiza cultivar Shanhuang (shh) chromosome 8, IMPLAD_Smil_shh, whole genome shotgun sequence genome encodes:
- the LOC130999826 gene encoding 11S globulin seed storage protein Ana o 2.0101-like has product MANIAISLSLCVSLLFLFHGCLAQQQQQFWQRMQSQQQHRFRAKTQCQIQQLSAREPTFRFQSEAGVSEYWDASNDEFECAGIEFVRHQVKPKGLVLPFYVNAPRLTFIVEGSGVLGTVIPGCAETYESEESGSSSRYSGEEGRRGDHHQKLRRFRRGDVIALPEGITTFVYNDGDAPLTYVSMMDIGNDNNQLDFKFRKFLLAGNPESIERPRGEGTYMRRRGEKEGQETRNVFYGFDEELLAEAFNTDPELMRKLQGREDERGIIVHAEKLRMVLPEWESEDEEHQDRRRGYYNGLEETFCSYRMKRNLDHPTSADLYNPRGGRISNVNSQSLPILNYVQLSAQRGILYKNAVVAPQWCTNAHSAIYVTKGSARIQVVGTQGRSVFDGEVNEGQLLIVPQNFVVVKKASQEGFEWIAFKTNDNAMNAQLAGRLSAIRAMPNEVLMNAFGISRDEAKSLKFGREESTLFSPSQRYA; this is encoded by the exons ATGGCTAACATAGctatctccctctctctctgcgtgagcctcctcttcctcttccatGGCTGCCTTgctcagcagcagcagcagttctGGCAGCGCATGCAGTCGCAGCAGCAACACCGCTTCCGCGCCAAGACCCAATGCCAAATCCAGCAGCTCTCCGCCCGCGAGCCCACCTTCCGATTCCAGTCGGAGGCCGGCGTCAGCGAGTACTGGGACGCCTCCAACGACGAGTTCGAGTGCGCCGGCATCGAGTTCGTCCGACACCAAGTGAAGCCCAAGGGCCTCGTGCTGCCATTCTACGTCAATGCCCCAAGGCTCACCTTCATCGTTGAAG GTAGCGGAGTTTTGGGGACTGTGATTCCGGGATGTGCGGAGACTTATGAATCCGAGGAGTCGGGATCGAGCTCGCGCTACTCCGGAGAGGAAGGCCGGAGAGGCGACCACCACCAGAAACTCAGGCGGTTCCGCCGTGGTGACGTCATCGCCTTGCCGGAGGGTATCACGACCTTCGTTTACAACGACGGAGACGCCCCATTGACCTACGTGTCGATGATGGACATTGGCAATGACAACAACCAGCTTGATTTCAAATTCAGA AAATTCCTCCTTGCCGGAAACCCAGAATCCATCGAAAGGCCGCGCGGAGAGGGAACATACATGAGGAGGAGAGGCGAAAAAGAAGGACAAGAAACACGAAACGTATTCTACGGCTTCGACGAGGAGCTTCTAGCCGAAGCTTTCAACACCGATCCGGAGCTAATGAGGAAGCTGCAAGGCCGAGAGGACGAGCGAGGCATCATCGTCCATGCCGAGAAGCTGAGGATGGTGCTCCCGGAGTGGGAAAGCGAGGACGAGGAACATCAAGACCGACGACGAGGCTACTATAACGG GTTAGAGGAAACCTTCTGCTCATACAGAATGAAGAGGAACTTGGACCACCCGACGAGCGCCGATCTCTACAACCCACGCGGCGGCCGCATCAGCAACGTCAACAGCCAATCCCTCCCCATCCTCAACTATGTCCAGCTCAGCGCGCAACGAGGGATCCTCTACAAGAACGCCGTCGTCGCGCCTCAATGGTGCACGAACGCCCACTCAGCCATATACGTGACCAAAGGAAGCGCCAGAATTCAAGTCGTCGGAACCCAAGGGAGATCCGTCTTCGACGGAGAAGTGAACGAGGGGCAGCTTCTGATCGTCCCACAAAACTTCGTAGTCGTGAAGAAGGCTAGCCAGGAAGGATTCGAGTGGATCGCGTTCAAGACCAACGACAACGCCATGAACGCCCAGCTCGCCGGCCGGCTCTCGGCCATCCGAGCAATGCCGAACGAGGTTCTGATGAACGCCTTCGGCATTTCGAGAGACGAAGCAAAGAGCTTGAAGTTCGGGAGAGAAGAATCTACACTCTTCAGCCCATCGCAGAGATATGCATAA
- the LOC130999811 gene encoding PH, RCC1 and FYVE domains-containing protein 1-like: MADPASFDIDQALILLKKGTQLIKYSRKGKPKFCAFRLSTDEATLIWYSHGSERQLALSSVSRIIQGQRTPVFKRFLRPEKEYLSFSLIYNNGERSLDLICKDKVEAEIWLAGLKSLISTGQSRSRRTKSEVNDLHGGGDSSQDNRGFGALDCTPSVSRRVSTDSRDSNVSSSSSHVAYECANMQRTSCADGFRISVSSTPSCSSQSSGPDDIESLGDVFLWGEIWSDGGDTDVTGKPVPIKVDVLTPKPLETNIVLDVQQIACGVRHIALVTRQGEVFTWGEESGGRLGHGIEKDFSRPRLIEFLAVTNIDFIACGEFHTCAISSSGDLYTWGDGTHNAGLLGHGNDVSHWIPKRVSGLLEGLQVLSVACGTWHTALATSSGKLFTFGDGMFGALGHGDRESVPFPKEVNSLSGLKVVAVSCGVWHTAAIIEVTNQAGASVSSRKLFTWGDGDKYRLGHGNKDAYLFPTCVSPLIDYNIQQLACGHNMTIALTTSGHVFTMGSNAYGQLGNPQSDGKAPSLVQDRLVGEFVEQISCGADHVVVLTLRGDVFTWGRGANGRLGHGDTEDRNVPTLIEALKDKHVRNISCGSNYTTSICIHKWVSGADQSVCTSCRQAFGFTKKRHNCYNCGMVHCHNCSSKKAMKAALAPTPGKPHRVCDSCYMKLKKAAEMGTSTINRKASATRRSVDMSSRIDRETKSSRVLLPPAMEPVKYLEIKSGGGGLKADSYSIVRASQVPSLVQLKDVAFPSSLSALQYALKPVTTPSSLSSSSQPQPQYQSISRPVSPYSRRPSSPRSATPNPGYSRGVIDSLKKSNDILTQEIAKLQNQVKNLRQKGETQETEIQKLKKSADDATLLAAERSFKCIRATQAAKTITDQMKEIANKLPPEISESDSFKNLHAQIESLLETIRMQASEDNPSMPAYQNHATSHGLSNYKEDHLSQDMSQTNGSSVSYAKATHQSSSENGSGAPEVAQMEGQKEVIEQFEPGVYVTFIQLANGTKIFKRVRFSKRRFAEQQAEGWWKENKDRLLKKYSPTKPVRPSSEAIPTPADQDNPATQETN, translated from the exons ATGGCAGATCCTGCTAGCTTCGACATTGATCAG GCACTCATTTTGTTGAAGAAGGGAACACAGTTGATCAAGTATAGCAGAAAAGGGAAGCCTAAATTTTGTGCATTCAGACTTTCTACA GATGAAGCAACATTAATCTGGTATTCTCATGGATCAGAAAGGCAGCTAGCATTATCATCTGTTTCACGGATTATTCAAGGACAGAGAACT CCTGTTTTCAAAAGATTTTTGCGTCCGGAGAAGGAGTACTTGTCATTTTCATTGATATATAATAACGGAGAGAGATCTCTCGATCTG ATCTGCAAGGACAAAGTTGAGGCTGAAATCTGGCTTGCCGGTCTGAAATCTTTAATATCAACTGGCCAATCACGCAGTAGGCGTACAAAAAGTGAAGTTAATGAT TTACACGGTGGGGGTGATAGCTCTCAAGATAATCGCGGATTCGGAGCACTAGATTGCACGCCGAGTGTTTCTCGCAGAGTGTCCACTGATTCTCGTGATAGCAACGTCAGTTCTTCAAGCTCACATGTGGCGTATGAATGTGCCAATATGCAAAGGACAAGTTGTGCAGATGGTTTCCGGATTAGTGTCTCGAGTACTCCTAGTTGTTCAAGTCAGAGTTCTGGGCCAGATGACATAGAATCACTTGGTGATGTTTTCCTTTGGGGAGAGATCTGGTCTGATGGAGGGGACACAGATGTAACTGGAAAACCTGTTCCAATAAAGGTTGATGTACTGACTCCAAAACCATTAGAAACAAATATAGTACTCGACGTGCAGCAAATTGCTTGTGGTGTCCGGCATATTGCTCTCGTTACAAGGCAAGGTGAGGTTTTCACTTGGGGCGAGGAATCCGGGGGTAGGCTGGGTCATGGTATCGAGAAGGACTTTAGTCGTCCTCGACTAATAGAGTTCTTGGCTGTTACAAATATTGATTTTATCGCCTGTGGTGAGTTTCATACGTGTGCAATCTCTTCATCCGGTGATTTATACACCTGGGGTGATGGTACCCACAATGCGGGACTTCTTGGTCATGGAAATGATGTTAGCCACTGGATTCCCAAAAGAGTTTCTGGACTTTTAGAAGGCCTTCAAGTTCTTTCAGTTGCTTGTGGTACCTGGCATACAGCACTGGCCACTTCTTCAGGTAAACTGTTTACATTTGGAGATGGGATGTTTGGAGCTTTAGGTCATGGTGATCGTGAAAGTGTTCCATTCCCAAAAGAGGTGAACTCGTTGAGTGGACTTAAAGTTGTTGCTGTTTCCTGCGGCGTATGGCATACTGCTGCTATAATAGAGGTTACTAATCAGGCTGGAGCGAGTGTCTCGTCTAGGAAGTTATTCACCTGGGGCGATGGTGATAAGTATCGGTTAGGCCATGGAAACAAGgatgcttatcttttcccaaCGTGTGTCTCCCCCCTTATTGATTACAACATCCAGCAGCTGGCGTGTGGCCATAACATGACCATTGCCCTCACAACATCAGGCCATGTCTTCACTATGGGAAGTAATGCATATGGTCAGCTGGGAAATCCGCAATCCGATGGGAAGGCTCCTTCTTTGGTGCAAGACAGATTGGTGGGGGAGTTTGTCGAACAGATCTCGTGTGGCGCGGATCATGTTGTAGTCCTCACTTTGAGAGGCGACGTATTTACTTGGGGGAGAGGAGCCAACGGAAGACTAGGACACGGCGACACTGAGGATCGCAACGTCCCCACGTTGATCGAGGCACTGAAAGACAAGCATGTGAGAAATATCTCATGTGGATCGAATTACACGACGAGTATATGCATCCATAAGTGGGTGTCTGGAGCAGATCAATCAGTCTGCACATCTTGCAGGCAGGCTTTTGGTTTCACTAAAAAACGACACAACTGTTATAACTGTGGAATGGTGCATTGCCATAACTGCAGTTCGAAAAAGGCAATGAAAGCAGCTCTTGCCCCTACACCGGGGAAGCCTCACCGAGTGTGTGACTCTTGCTACATGAAACTTAAAAAGGCAGCGGAGATGGGAACTTCAACTATCAACCGCAAAGCATCTGCTACTCGTCGTTCAGTGGACATGAGTTCTCGAATAGACCGAGAAACGAAAAGCTCACGAGTCCTGCTCCCCCCAGCTATGGAGCCAGTTAAGTACCTCGAGATCAAGTCTGGAGGTGGTGGATTGAAGGCTGATAGCTATTCCATCGTTCGTGCATCGCAAGTTCCATCTCTTGTGCAGCTGAAGGACGTTGCTTTCCCAAGTTCACTCAGTGCTCTCCAATATGCCCTAAAGCCTGTTACTACACCATCatcattatcatcatcatcacagCCTCAGCCACAATACCAGTCCATTTCAAGGCCTGTTTCCCCATACTCGAGAAGACCAAGTTCTCCACGCTCCGCCACTCCTAATCCAGGGTACTCGAGAGGTGTTATCGACTCTTTAAAGAAGTCAAATGATATATTAACACAAGAGATTGCCAAATTGCAGAACCAA GTTAAGAATTTAAGACAAAAAGGTGAAACTCAAGAAACAGAAATCCAGAAGTTAAAGAAATCTGCAGACGACGCTACTCTATTGGCTGCAGAAAGATCCTTTAAATGTATTAGAGCAACGCAAGCCGCCAAGACCATCACGGATCAG ATGAAGGAGATTGCAAATAAGTTGCCTCCAGAGATATCTGAGAGTGATTCTTTCAAAAACTTGCACGCTCAAATCGAATCTCTTCTGGAAACAATTCGTATGCAAGCATCCGAAGACAATCCTTCTATGCCAGCATATCAGAATCATGCAACATCACACGGTTTATCAAATTACAAGGAAGATCATCTCAGTCAGGACATGTCACAGACCAATGGCTCATCTGTTTCCTATGCAAAAGCTACACATCAGTCAAGCTCAGAGAACGGCTCAGGTGCTCCGGAAGTCGCTCAAATGGAGGGACAGAAGGAAGTCATCGAACAATTTGAACCCGGTGTCTACGTAACATTCATCCAACTTGCAAACGGGACCAAGATCTTCAAGCGGGTTAGATTCAG CAAGCGAAGATTCGCCGAGCAGCAGGCGGAAGGATGGTGGAAGGAAAACAAGGACAGACTACTCAAGAAATACAGCCCTACCAAACCAGTTAGGCCATCATCGGAGGCGATTCCAACTCCGGCCGATCAAGATAACCCGGCGACGCAGGAAACAAACTAG
- the LOC130999828 gene encoding putative E3 ubiquitin-protein ligase XBAT34 isoform X2 gives MGQKQSKDELLYQQAKSGNIEGVKALHRDGAGLEWIDKEGKTPLIAACMNLQLCGVAKTLIELGANVNAYRPGQHNGTPLHHAARRGLEHTVKLLLSHGANALQMNDNGQTPLDVARAKGHASVVRAIEEHVCLFSGWLRELYGPGFLELLAPQLLSRKVWVVILPIATRKLQKSFKLELVIYSGSQDGQPRMIVPLWKAKLEEPNFSQPDPVAIISNIARIPKRWRRKRAIKPCQVPKCSRIKLAPFHESETQHLQRFCNACKGIPQATCPVVPCAPAVSPFNNQVPSAPAVSLPTFEDEELARAIKASLQSASHGSPPPIDTYAGFVKYPSASPATTVNISNHEKSYTSEASASHSVAYNKKFEDVAYPSNDMSPVGSSSPSVADTSSSSGQENGEDDSSSSCTICLDAPVEGACIPCGHMAGCMSCLNEIKGKELACPVCRTKIDQVVRIYAV, from the exons ATGGGGCAGAAGCAATCAAAAGATGAATTATTGTATCAGCAAGCAAAATCTGGAAATATTGAAGGCGTCAAAGCGCTCCATAGAGATGGCGCCGGCCTTGAG TGGATTGATAAAGAGGGGAAGACTCCACTCATTGCAGCTTGTATGAATCTGCAGCTTTGTGGTGTAGCCAAAACTTTAATTGAATTGGGTGCTAACGTAAATGCCTACCGTCCAG GTCAACATAATGGGACACCCCTACATCACGCTGCAAGAAGAGGCCTCGAGCATACCGTGAAGTTACTTCTTTCACATGGAG CAAATGCACTACAAATGAATGATAATGGTCAAACCCCTCTCGATGTTGCTAGAGCCAAGGGGCATGCTAGTGTTGTCAGAGCAATAGAG GAGCATGTATGCTTATTCTCTGGTTGGCTGCGGGAACTTTATGGACCAGGCTTTCTCGAACTTCTGGCTCCACAGTTGCTTTCAAGAAAAGT ATGGGTGGTTATTTTGCCTATTGCTACCCGCAAACTGCAGAAATCTTTCAAGTTGGAGCTCGTGATATACTCTGGTTCACAG GATGGCCAGCCACGTATGATTGTTCCACTATGGAAGGCCAAGTTAGAGGAACCCAATTTTAGCCAGCCTGATCCTGTGGCTATCATATCTAATATTGCAAGAA TCCCGAAACGTTGGAGGAGAAAGCGAGCAATTAAGCCCTGCCAAGTGCCGAAGT GTTCGCGGATCAAACTTGCACCTTTTCACGAAAGTGAAACACAACACCTGCAACGCTTTTGCAATGCTTGCAAAGGAATTCCTCAG GCGACATGTCCCGTTGTCCCTTGTGCTCCGGCTGTTTCTCCTTTCAACAACCAAGTCCCTTCTGCTCCGGCTGTTTCGCTCCCAACATTTGAAGACGAAGAACTAGCTAGGGCGATAAAGGCTTCCCTTCAATCGGCCTCACACGGAAGCCCACCACCGATTGACACGTACGCTGGATTTGTTAAATATCCATCTGCAAGTCCAGCCACCACCGTAAATATTTCCAATCACGAAAAGAGTTACACCAGCGAGGCTTCTGCTAGCCACTCGGTggcatataataaaaaattcgaaGACGTTGCATATCCATCAAACGACATGAGCCCCGTCGGCTCATCTTCTCCCTCTGTGGCGGATACATCCAGCAGCAGCGGGCAAGAAAATGGCGAAGATGACTCGTCCTCGTCTTGCACAATATGCCTGGATGCTCCGGTGGAGGGAGCTTGCATTCCATGCGGCCACATGGCGGGATGCATGTCGTGTTTGAACGAAATCAAGGGCAAGGAGTTGGCCTGCCCTGTTTGCCGCACCAAGATTGATCAGGTCGTACGGATCTACGCTGTCTAG
- the LOC130999828 gene encoding putative E3 ubiquitin-protein ligase XBAT34 isoform X1, whose amino-acid sequence MGQKQSKDELLYQQAKSGNIEGVKALHRDGAGLEWIDKEGKTPLIAACMNLQLCGVAKTLIELGANVNAYRPGQHNGTPLHHAARRGLEHTVKLLLSHGANALQMNDNGQTPLDVARAKGHASVVRAIEEHVCLFSGWLRELYGPGFLELLAPQLLSRKVWVVILPIATRKLQKSFKLELVIYSGSQDGQPRMIVPLWKAKLEEPNFSQPDPVAIISNIARIPKRWRRKRAIKPCQVPKCSRIKLAPFHESETQHLQRFCNACKGIPQKQATCPVVPCAPAVSPFNNQVPSAPAVSLPTFEDEELARAIKASLQSASHGSPPPIDTYAGFVKYPSASPATTVNISNHEKSYTSEASASHSVAYNKKFEDVAYPSNDMSPVGSSSPSVADTSSSSGQENGEDDSSSSCTICLDAPVEGACIPCGHMAGCMSCLNEIKGKELACPVCRTKIDQVVRIYAV is encoded by the exons ATGGGGCAGAAGCAATCAAAAGATGAATTATTGTATCAGCAAGCAAAATCTGGAAATATTGAAGGCGTCAAAGCGCTCCATAGAGATGGCGCCGGCCTTGAG TGGATTGATAAAGAGGGGAAGACTCCACTCATTGCAGCTTGTATGAATCTGCAGCTTTGTGGTGTAGCCAAAACTTTAATTGAATTGGGTGCTAACGTAAATGCCTACCGTCCAG GTCAACATAATGGGACACCCCTACATCACGCTGCAAGAAGAGGCCTCGAGCATACCGTGAAGTTACTTCTTTCACATGGAG CAAATGCACTACAAATGAATGATAATGGTCAAACCCCTCTCGATGTTGCTAGAGCCAAGGGGCATGCTAGTGTTGTCAGAGCAATAGAG GAGCATGTATGCTTATTCTCTGGTTGGCTGCGGGAACTTTATGGACCAGGCTTTCTCGAACTTCTGGCTCCACAGTTGCTTTCAAGAAAAGT ATGGGTGGTTATTTTGCCTATTGCTACCCGCAAACTGCAGAAATCTTTCAAGTTGGAGCTCGTGATATACTCTGGTTCACAG GATGGCCAGCCACGTATGATTGTTCCACTATGGAAGGCCAAGTTAGAGGAACCCAATTTTAGCCAGCCTGATCCTGTGGCTATCATATCTAATATTGCAAGAA TCCCGAAACGTTGGAGGAGAAAGCGAGCAATTAAGCCCTGCCAAGTGCCGAAGT GTTCGCGGATCAAACTTGCACCTTTTCACGAAAGTGAAACACAACACCTGCAACGCTTTTGCAATGCTTGCAAAGGAATTCCTCAG AAGCAGGCGACATGTCCCGTTGTCCCTTGTGCTCCGGCTGTTTCTCCTTTCAACAACCAAGTCCCTTCTGCTCCGGCTGTTTCGCTCCCAACATTTGAAGACGAAGAACTAGCTAGGGCGATAAAGGCTTCCCTTCAATCGGCCTCACACGGAAGCCCACCACCGATTGACACGTACGCTGGATTTGTTAAATATCCATCTGCAAGTCCAGCCACCACCGTAAATATTTCCAATCACGAAAAGAGTTACACCAGCGAGGCTTCTGCTAGCCACTCGGTggcatataataaaaaattcgaaGACGTTGCATATCCATCAAACGACATGAGCCCCGTCGGCTCATCTTCTCCCTCTGTGGCGGATACATCCAGCAGCAGCGGGCAAGAAAATGGCGAAGATGACTCGTCCTCGTCTTGCACAATATGCCTGGATGCTCCGGTGGAGGGAGCTTGCATTCCATGCGGCCACATGGCGGGATGCATGTCGTGTTTGAACGAAATCAAGGGCAAGGAGTTGGCCTGCCCTGTTTGCCGCACCAAGATTGATCAGGTCGTACGGATCTACGCTGTCTAG
- the LOC130999819 gene encoding phosphate transporter PHO1-like, which translates to MVKFSKELEAQLIPEWKDAFVNYWQLKKNVKKIKLSKKPKHVSNTNYDFGRSIFDPFRALARKLAGSSGDVEGREILQVKSRVSKGDDGEEEELDVEVYETELDQLFSEEHEVRVFFEMLDEELNKVNHFYKSKEIEFLERGEILNKQLQILLDLKRLIADRRRKNFGGQTGSGGSGFLSRSGSSFGRNSDLSGSEREFCDSPNESQTDEVVAALEKNGVNFVNSAVRGKTKKGKPKMAMRIDIPATTPTKTIAAVTSMLWEDIANNPKKGGGGEYINAKKIQCAEKMIRGAFVELYRGLGLLKTYSSLNMVAFTKILKKFDKVANQQASASYLKVVKRSHFISSDKVVRLMDEVESLFTQHFANSDRKKAMKFLRPQQQKDSHMVTFFVGLFTGTFVTLFSVYAILAHLSGMYSAATEASYLETVYPLFSMFALLSLHLFMYGCNLLMWKKTRINYNFIFEFQPSTALKYRDAFLICTTLMTAVVGAMVVHLLLLSAGFSPHQVDFIPGVLLLSFVLLLICPLNIFYRPTRYCFLRVIRNIVCSPFYKVLLVDFFMADQLTSQIPLLRHMESATCYFLAGSFKTHRYETCKSGKLYRELAYVISFAPYYWRAMQCARRWFDESNIDHLANLGKYVSAMVAAGARLTYAREPSQAWMMVVLVTSVVATVYQLYWDFVKDWGLLNAKSKNPWLRDDLLLKKRSIYYASIALNCVLRVAWVEGVMKFNTGMFESHLIAFLLASLEVIRRGHWNYYRLENEHLNNVGKYRAVKAVPLPFSGMDSDG; encoded by the exons ATGGTGAAGTTCTCGAAGGAGCTGGAAGCGCAGCTCATACCGGAATGGAAAGATGCATTCGTCAACTATTGGCAGCTCAAAAAGAATGTGAAAAAGATCAAGCTTTCCAAAAAACCCAAGCATGTCTCTAACACTAACTACGACTTTGGCCGATCCATTTTCGATCCCTTTCGAGCTCTCGCCCGCAAACTCGCCGGCTCCTCCGGCGACGTCGAAGGCCGCGAAATCCTTCag gtTAAAAGTAGAGTTTCTAAAGGAgatgatggagaagaagaagaattagaTGTTGAGGTTTATGAAACTGAGCTTGATCAGCTATTTTCTGAAGAACATGAG GTTAGGGTGTTTTTCGAAATGTTAGATGAAGAGCTTAACAAAGTGAACCACTTCTACAAGAGTAAAGAGATTGAGTTTCTTGAGAGAGGAGAAATTTTGAATAAGCAGCTCCAGATTTTGCTCGACCTCAAGCGCCTCATCGCCGACCGCCGCCGGAAAAACTTTGGCGGCCAAACTGGCAGCGGCGGATCGGGTTTCCTCTCTCGTTCGGGCTCTTCGTTCGGCCGGAACTCGGACTTGTCCG GAAGTGAGAGAGAATTCTGCGACAGCCCAAATGAATCCCAAACAGATGAAGTCGTCGCAGCGCTGGAGAAAAATGGGGTTAATTTCGTGAACTCGGCGGTGAGGGGAAAGACGAAGAAAGGGAAGCCGAAGATGGCGATGAGGATCGATATTCCGGCCACGACGCCGACGAAGACGATCGCGGCCGTGACGTCGATGCTGTGGGAGGACATAGCCAACAACCCCAAGAAGGGAGGAGGTGGTGAATACATCAACGCCAAGAAGATTCAATGTGCAGAGAAGATGATAAGAGGGGCATTTGTGGAACTTTATAGGGGACTTGGCTTGCTCAAAACATATAG CTCGCTGAATATGGTGGCCTTTACAAAGATCCTCAAGAAATTTGATAAG GTGGCAAATCAGCAAGCTTCAGCAAGTTACCTCAAAGTAGTTAAAAGATCTCATTTCATTAGCTCTGATAAG GTGGTGAGATTAATGGATGAAGTGGAGTCCTTATTCACGCAGCACTTTGCCAACAGTGACAGGAAAAAAGCAATGAAGTTTTTGAGGCCCCAACAGCAAAAAGATTCTCACATGGTTACCTTTTTTGTTG GTCTATTCACTGGTACATTTGTGACATTATTTAGTGTTTATGCAATATTGGCTCATTTAAGTGGTATGTATTCGGCGGCAACAGAAGCCTCTTATCTTGAGACCGTCTACCCTCTTTTCAG CATGTTTGCATTGCTGAGCTTGCATTTATTCATGTATGGATGTAACTTGTTGATGTGGAAGAAAACAAGAATCAACTACAACTTCATCTTCGAATTCCAGCCAAGCACCGCCCTCAAATACAGAGACGCCTTCCTCATCTGCACCACTTTGATGACCGCCGTCGTCGGCGCCATGGTCGtccacctcctcctcctctccgCCGGCTTCTCCCCCCATCAAGTCGACTTCATCCCCGGCGTCCTCTTGCTG AGTTTTGTTTTGCTTCTGATTTGCCCATTGAATATCTTCTATCGCCCGACGAGATACTGCTTCCTCCGCGTCATACGCAACATAGTGTGCTCGCCCTTTTACAAG GTTTTGTTGGTCGATTTCTTCATGGCTGATCAACTGACTAGTCAG attccaTTGTTGAGGCACATGGAATCCGCAACATGTTACTTCCTCGCTGGAAGTTTTAAGACTCATCGCTACGAGACTTGCAAGTCCGGGAAGCTATACAGAGAGCTCGCGTATGTCATATCCTTTGCTCCCTACTACTGGAGAGCGATGCAG TGCGCAAGGAGATGGTTCGATGAGAGCAACATAGACCACCTCGCGAACCTTGGGAAGTACGTATCAGCAATGGTGGCAGCCGGAGCAAGGCTGACATACGCTAGGGAGCCCTCACAGGCATGGATGATGGTGGTTCTAGTGACTTCTGTCGTGGCCACGGTCTACCAGCTCTACTGGGACTTCGTCAAGGACTGGGGGCTTCTCAACGCGAAGTCTAAGAACCCGTGGCTCAGAGATGATCTCTTGCTCAAGAAGAGAAGCATTTACTATGCATCCATT GCCTTGAACTGTGTCCTGAGAGTTGCATGGGTGGAGGGTGTGATGAAATTCAACACCGGGATGTTCGAGTCGCATCTGATCGCCTTTCTGCTCGCTTCGTTGGAGGTCATCCGCCGCGGACACTGGAACTACTATAG ATTGGAGAATGAGCATCTTAACAATGTTGGCAAGTATAGAGCAGTGAAAGCAGTTCCTCTGCCATTCTCTGGGATGGATTCTGATGGCTAA